Proteins from a single region of Mumia flava:
- a CDS encoding ABC transporter substrate-binding protein — protein sequence MRRLCIAAGLALALSLTGCGGDDDSDSADADGVRTVSVGMLPIVPTAAMYAGIEEGFFEDHGIELEIETGQGGAALLPAVMSQELDFSSSNPVSLLTARDKGLDVRVITNWSDEKETPEEAVNAVIAGADGGLDSAADLEGKTVAVNTLNSMGDLTIREAVRQDGGDPDAVEFLELGFPDMPAALAGGRVDAVWVPEPFMGMLLAEGNVMVTPPCVVAAPGMALQYMFTSGTLAEDDPELVEDMTAALNETLEFAEENPDAVRAQITSVNPNIPEEAAANLKLEGFGTDLRLEQAETIGALMAEEGWIENDPDIDGLFASADQG from the coding sequence ATGAGACGACTCTGCATCGCGGCGGGCCTCGCGCTCGCGCTCTCCCTCACCGGCTGTGGTGGGGACGACGACTCCGACAGCGCCGACGCCGACGGCGTGCGCACCGTGTCGGTCGGCATGCTCCCGATCGTTCCGACCGCGGCGATGTACGCCGGGATCGAGGAGGGATTCTTCGAGGACCACGGGATCGAGCTCGAGATCGAGACCGGCCAGGGCGGCGCCGCCCTGCTCCCGGCCGTGATGTCGCAGGAGCTCGACTTCTCCTCGAGCAACCCGGTCTCGCTCCTCACCGCACGCGACAAGGGCCTGGACGTCCGGGTGATCACGAACTGGTCGGACGAGAAGGAGACGCCCGAGGAGGCCGTCAACGCCGTGATCGCCGGGGCGGACGGGGGCCTCGACAGCGCGGCCGACCTCGAGGGCAAGACGGTCGCGGTCAACACCCTCAACTCGATGGGCGACCTCACGATCCGCGAGGCCGTCCGGCAGGACGGCGGCGATCCCGACGCGGTCGAGTTCCTCGAGCTCGGCTTCCCCGACATGCCCGCGGCCCTGGCCGGCGGACGGGTCGACGCCGTGTGGGTCCCCGAGCCGTTCATGGGGATGCTGCTCGCGGAGGGCAACGTCATGGTGACCCCGCCCTGCGTCGTCGCCGCCCCGGGGATGGCGCTGCAGTACATGTTCACCTCCGGCACGCTCGCCGAGGACGACCCCGAGCTGGTCGAGGACATGACCGCCGCACTGAACGAGACGCTCGAGTTCGCCGAGGAGAACCCGGACGCCGTCCGCGCCCAGATCACCTCGGTCAACCCGAACATCCCCGAGGAGGCGGCCGCGAACCTCAAGCTCGAGGGATTCGGCACCGACCTGCGGCTCGAGCAGGCGGAGACGATCGGCGCCCTGATGGCCGAGGAGGGGTGGATCGAGAACGATCCCGACATCGACGGCCTCTTCGCGAGCGCGGACCAAGGGTGA
- a CDS encoding MarR family winged helix-turn-helix transcriptional regulator, producing the protein MSETTGGTVEDPATAVVGDTGLMLSVAAAAAGRNVNVALETVALRARTFSILELVACVDGINQRRLADTLQLNPSQIVALVDDLVGEGLVERRPDETDRRNRLVCATEKGRIRYAEARALADAALDRTLASLDAAERATLHALLRRVVTNRSD; encoded by the coding sequence ATGAGCGAGACCACCGGAGGCACCGTCGAGGACCCCGCGACCGCGGTCGTCGGCGACACCGGGCTGATGCTGTCGGTCGCCGCCGCGGCCGCGGGACGCAACGTCAACGTCGCCCTCGAGACGGTGGCGCTGCGCGCCCGGACGTTCTCGATCCTCGAGCTGGTCGCGTGCGTCGACGGGATCAACCAGCGTCGCCTCGCCGACACCCTCCAGCTCAACCCGAGCCAGATCGTGGCCCTCGTCGACGACCTGGTCGGCGAGGGACTCGTCGAGCGCCGCCCCGACGAGACCGACCGGCGCAACCGCCTGGTGTGCGCGACGGAGAAGGGCCGGATCCGCTACGCCGAGGCTCGCGCGCTCGCCGACGCCGCGCTCGACCGTACGCTCGCGTCCCTCGACGCGGCCGAGCGCGCAACCCTCCACGCCCTGCTGCGCCGCGTCGTCACCAACCGCTCCGACTGA
- a CDS encoding PaaX family transcriptional regulator, protein METDRMPSGLAEESSSARPQSLMFSFLGVYVLGAGVAVSSGSVIDVFGRVGVSEEAVRSTLARMVKRGLLARHRDGRRVYVGLTDRAEDVLEDGQARIWKTGAVNRDWDGTWTVVSFSLPDTRRRERHELRSRLVWEGFGPLHSGQWIAAGARPVDAVVAELGLAEHVTVLSSRAAAPTDDRDLVDRAFDTDAIAARYRAFVDRWGAAAPLPGLPDDLARQLVLHTDWLQLVRQDPHLPAQLLPDDWPAIRADEIFRELAAAYDASSALIADAVLDVIPVA, encoded by the coding sequence GTGGAGACCGACCGGATGCCGTCCGGTCTCGCCGAGGAGTCGTCGTCGGCGAGACCGCAGTCGCTGATGTTCAGCTTCCTGGGCGTGTACGTGCTCGGAGCCGGTGTCGCCGTCTCCTCGGGGAGCGTCATCGACGTGTTCGGGCGGGTCGGCGTCTCCGAGGAGGCGGTCCGCTCGACGCTCGCGCGGATGGTCAAGCGCGGGCTCCTGGCCCGCCACCGGGACGGGCGGCGGGTCTACGTCGGGCTCACCGATCGGGCAGAGGACGTGCTCGAGGACGGACAGGCACGGATCTGGAAGACCGGCGCGGTCAACCGCGACTGGGACGGCACCTGGACGGTCGTGTCGTTCTCGCTGCCCGACACCCGGCGCCGCGAGCGGCACGAGCTCCGCTCCCGCCTGGTCTGGGAGGGATTCGGCCCGCTGCACAGCGGCCAGTGGATCGCTGCCGGTGCGCGTCCGGTCGATGCGGTGGTCGCCGAGCTCGGACTGGCCGAGCACGTGACGGTGCTGTCGTCACGGGCGGCGGCGCCGACCGACGATCGCGACCTGGTCGACCGTGCGTTCGACACCGACGCGATCGCGGCCCGCTACCGCGCGTTCGTGGACCGTTGGGGCGCAGCGGCCCCGTTGCCCGGGCTTCCCGACGACCTCGCGCGCCAGCTGGTGCTGCACACCGACTGGCTGCAGCTCGTCCGCCAGGATCCTCACCTGCCCGCGCAGCTGCTCCCCGACGACTGGCCGGCGATCCGCGCCGACGAGATCTTCCGCGAGCTCGCCGCTGCGTACGACGCGTCCTCGGCGCTGATCGCCGACGCCGTGCTGGATGTGATCCCGGTGGCCTAG